From Candidatus Sphingomonas colombiensis, one genomic window encodes:
- a CDS encoding bifunctional riboflavin kinase/FAD synthetase: MERLDGGSAIPPYLAGGIVALGNFDGFHLGHQAVIGCAVDQARAEGRPALVATFDPHPVRHFRPDAAPFRLTTLDQRERLFAEAGADGMVVFHFDGALAALSAEEFVRDRLVGLLRVGGVVTGEDFTFGHNKSGNAVAMAALGERYGFTDATVGAVMLDGAPVSSSRIRDALHAGNPREAARLLTRPWAIEGRVQHGDKLGREIGFPTANVDMGNYLRAAYGIYAVRGRLPDGRIVDGAANLGVRPSFDPPKELLEPYFFDFSGDLYDQLIEVELIDYLRPEAKFETLEALVAQIAADCDRAREVLAA; this comes from the coding sequence ATGGAGCGGCTGGACGGCGGCTCGGCGATCCCGCCGTACCTTGCGGGCGGCATCGTCGCGCTCGGTAATTTCGACGGATTCCACCTGGGGCACCAGGCTGTGATCGGTTGCGCGGTCGATCAGGCGCGGGCTGAGGGGCGGCCGGCGCTCGTCGCGACGTTCGATCCGCATCCCGTGCGCCATTTCCGCCCGGACGCAGCGCCATTTCGTCTCACCACGCTCGATCAGCGCGAGCGATTGTTCGCGGAAGCCGGCGCAGACGGCATGGTCGTATTCCATTTTGACGGCGCACTGGCGGCGCTTTCCGCGGAGGAGTTTGTCCGCGACCGGCTGGTCGGGCTGCTTCGCGTCGGGGGCGTCGTGACCGGCGAGGATTTTACTTTTGGCCATAACAAAAGCGGCAACGCCGTCGCGATGGCCGCGTTGGGAGAGCGTTATGGCTTCACCGATGCGACGGTAGGGGCGGTGATGCTCGATGGCGCGCCGGTTTCCTCGAGCCGCATCCGTGATGCGCTCCACGCCGGTAACCCGCGCGAGGCGGCGCGGTTGCTCACCCGCCCATGGGCGATTGAGGGGCGGGTGCAACATGGCGACAAATTGGGTCGTGAGATCGGTTTCCCCACCGCGAATGTTGACATGGGTAATTATTTGCGTGCCGCTTACGGCATCTACGCGGTACGTGGACGGCTGCCGGATGGACGTATCGTCGATGGTGCGGCGAATCTGGGCGTCCGGCCGAGCTTCGATCCGCCCAAGGAACTGCTCGAGCCGTATTTTTTCGATTTCAGCGGCGATCTCTACGACCAACTGATCGAGGTCGAACTGATCGACTATCTCCGCCCGGAAGCGAAGTTCGAGACGTTGGAGGCCCTTGTGGCGCAGATCGCGGCGGATTGCGATCGGGCGCGGGAAGTTCTCGCCGCGTGA
- a CDS encoding metallophosphoesterase, with translation MTTRLFHVSDIHFGAEDPAALAWFEERVAAEKPDAVIMTGDLTMRARASEFDAGGRWLRSLGVPVTLEVGNHDIPYYWDPVRRLVAPYRRYGAAEKLIERPLEIPGVSIIPLKTTARAQLRWNWSKGRVGRRPLDDALALIAKAPKGNLIFVAGHHPLIEGPTTGSGRTRNGARALTALAHAGVHAVLSGHVHDPFDIPYDRDGWRVRLIGAGTLSKRLRQTPPSFNEIRITGDRFETLVRTLSPRPAMPISAATDAGASR, from the coding sequence GTGACGACGAGGCTGTTTCACGTCAGCGATATCCATTTCGGGGCGGAAGATCCGGCCGCGCTGGCGTGGTTCGAAGAGCGCGTGGCTGCGGAAAAGCCTGATGCCGTCATCATGACCGGCGACCTGACGATGCGCGCGCGCGCATCGGAATTTGATGCCGGGGGCCGCTGGCTGCGCTCACTCGGCGTGCCGGTGACGCTCGAGGTGGGAAATCACGATATCCCTTATTATTGGGATCCGGTTCGTCGGCTGGTTGCACCCTACCGACGTTACGGTGCGGCAGAGAAATTGATCGAGCGGCCGCTGGAAATCCCCGGCGTGTCGATCATCCCGCTCAAAACGACCGCGCGCGCGCAACTTCGCTGGAATTGGTCGAAGGGGCGAGTGGGCCGGCGCCCGCTGGATGATGCGCTGGCGCTGATCGCGAAGGCGCCGAAAGGCAATTTGATCTTCGTTGCCGGCCATCATCCGTTGATTGAAGGGCCGACCACAGGATCCGGCCGGACGAGGAACGGCGCACGCGCGCTGACCGCGCTTGCGCATGCCGGTGTGCATGCGGTGCTTTCGGGCCATGTCCATGATCCGTTCGATATCCCCTATGATCGCGACGGCTGGCGCGTGCGACTGATCGGGGCTGGCACTTTATCGAAGCGGCTGCGGCAAACTCCGCCGAGCTTCAACGAGATACGGATCACCGGCGATCGCTTCGAAACATTGGTGCGCACGCTTTCGCCACGCCCGGCCATGCCGATCAGCGCGGCGACCGACGCGGGGGCGAGTCGCTGA
- a CDS encoding acyl-CoA/acyl-ACP dehydrogenase, with amino-acid sequence MSEIATILTESIERLLDARLDERTMRAARAGEWPGELWQALEEQGVPLALVPESAGGFGLDPRDALELIRLFGRHAVPLPLGETMLVNATLAEAGLPMADGPAALVPAEDTARIAWGRHCRTFVVEAQGGVVRIDGGAVIEHESANLAGLPRDAMRFPLPGDAVPVSGRLIERGALVRALQCAGALERVLELTVAHVSERVQFGRPLAKFQAIQQELAKLAGEVAAASAAADLAADAFLDDPAEARFAISVARVRIGEAVGRANGIAHQLHGAIGFTAEHQLHLFTTSLWAWRDEFGGAVHWASQLGDHALNAGRNGYWPMVTAA; translated from the coding sequence GTGAGCGAGATCGCAACGATCCTTACCGAATCGATTGAGCGATTGCTCGATGCGCGGCTGGACGAACGAACGATGCGCGCCGCGCGCGCCGGCGAATGGCCGGGCGAGCTGTGGCAGGCGCTGGAAGAACAGGGCGTGCCGCTGGCGCTGGTGCCGGAAAGTGCCGGTGGCTTCGGGCTCGATCCTCGCGACGCGCTGGAACTGATCCGGTTGTTCGGCCGGCATGCCGTGCCATTGCCGCTGGGCGAAACGATGCTCGTCAATGCCACGCTGGCGGAGGCCGGCCTGCCGATGGCTGACGGGCCGGCGGCGCTGGTGCCGGCCGAAGATACCGCGCGGATCGCCTGGGGGCGGCATTGCCGCACCTTCGTCGTGGAGGCGCAGGGCGGCGTAGTGCGTATCGACGGTGGCGCGGTCATTGAACATGAGAGCGCAAATCTCGCAGGTTTGCCGCGCGACGCTATGCGTTTTCCCCTCCCCGGCGACGCGGTGCCGGTCTCGGGCCGCTTGATCGAACGCGGTGCTCTGGTCCGCGCGTTGCAATGCGCGGGCGCCCTGGAACGGGTGCTCGAGCTAACGGTCGCGCATGTTTCGGAGCGGGTGCAGTTCGGCCGCCCGCTCGCTAAGTTTCAGGCAATTCAGCAGGAACTGGCGAAGCTCGCCGGGGAGGTCGCGGCGGCATCCGCCGCGGCGGACCTCGCCGCAGACGCTTTCCTCGATGATCCGGCAGAGGCGCGCTTCGCGATCTCGGTGGCGCGGGTGCGGATTGGTGAAGCGGTCGGCCGCGCCAATGGCATCGCACACCAGCTTCACGGCGCGATCGGCTTCACCGCTGAGCACCAGCTGCATCTGTTCACCACCAGCTTATGGGCATGGCGCGACGAATTCGGCGGCGCGGTGCATTGGGCGAGCCAACTCGGCGACCACGCGCTAAACGCCGGGCGCAACGGCTATTGGCCGATGGTGACGGCGGCATGA
- a CDS encoding acyl-CoA dehydrogenase family protein, with the protein MSGFRFPTPPHSPAAEALRGEVRAFLTDELAKRPPVARAESWSGFDRDFSRAMGAKGWLGMTWPKQYGGHARSAFERYVVVEETLAAGAPVAAHWIADRQSGPTLLKFGTEEQKATILPRVAAGEVVFCIGMSEPDSGSDLAATRTRAVPVDGGWRVTGTKLWTTGAHHADYMILFCRTSGSATDRQAGTSQLLVDLHATEGVTIRPIIDLAGQHHFNEVHFEDAFLPTSALIGTEGGGWNQVMSELAFERSGPERFLSSMQLLLELIGVLVEAPGDAARLALGRLTAHLVVLRRLSRGVAALLEAGENPAIHAAIVKDLGATFEQDMPEIARSLVDAEPDRASTRDFVAVLAHTMLNAPSFSLRGGTREILRRIIARGLGVR; encoded by the coding sequence ATGAGCGGCTTCCGTTTCCCCACCCCACCCCATTCGCCCGCTGCAGAAGCATTGCGTGGCGAGGTTCGCGCCTTTCTCACCGACGAGTTGGCGAAACGGCCACCGGTGGCACGCGCCGAAAGCTGGAGCGGCTTCGATCGCGATTTCAGCCGCGCGATGGGCGCCAAGGGTTGGCTCGGGATGACATGGCCGAAGCAATACGGCGGCCATGCGCGCTCCGCGTTCGAGCGTTACGTGGTCGTGGAAGAGACTCTCGCTGCCGGGGCACCGGTCGCCGCGCACTGGATCGCGGACCGCCAGAGCGGCCCGACCCTGCTTAAATTCGGCACGGAGGAGCAAAAGGCGACGATCCTGCCGAGGGTCGCGGCGGGCGAAGTGGTGTTCTGCATCGGGATGAGCGAGCCGGATTCCGGCTCCGATCTCGCCGCCACGCGCACTCGCGCCGTGCCGGTCGACGGCGGCTGGCGCGTGACGGGCACCAAGCTGTGGACCACCGGCGCGCACCATGCCGATTACATGATCCTGTTCTGCCGCACGAGCGGCTCGGCTACCGATCGGCAGGCGGGCACCAGCCAGTTGCTCGTCGATCTTCACGCGACCGAAGGCGTGACGATCCGGCCGATCATCGATCTCGCCGGGCAGCATCATTTCAACGAAGTACATTTCGAGGATGCGTTCCTCCCCACCTCCGCACTGATCGGCACGGAGGGCGGCGGCTGGAATCAGGTGATGAGCGAACTGGCGTTCGAGCGAAGCGGGCCGGAGCGTTTCCTGTCCTCGATGCAATTGCTGCTCGAACTGATCGGCGTGCTGGTGGAGGCGCCAGGTGACGCGGCGAGGCTCGCGCTCGGGCGGCTGACCGCGCATCTCGTGGTGCTGCGCCGGCTTTCGCGCGGTGTTGCGGCGTTGCTGGAGGCCGGCGAAAATCCCGCGATCCACGCCGCGATCGTCAAGGATCTGGGCGCGACGTTCGAACAGGACATGCCGGAGATCGCCCGTAGCCTGGTCGATGCGGAGCCCGATCGCGCGTCGACCCGGGATTTCGTCGCGGTGCTGGCACATACGATGCTCAACGCACCGTCATTCTCTCTGCGCGGCGGCACGCGCGAAATTTTGCGCCGCATCATAGCGCGCGGGCTGGGGGTGCGCTGA
- a CDS encoding NAD-dependent succinate-semialdehyde dehydrogenase, with protein MSQIDRPARGLYIAGEWRTGGGREEQDVLNPATGAVIGTVPHASAADLGEALEVAARGFKMWRDTPGEQRAAVLMRTAVLIRERADELAAIATEEQGKPLIEARGEALGAAGILDFHAGEATRIYGRVLPRATGLRSLVLKQPVGPVAAFCAWNFPLLNVVRKLSPAIASGCSVILKPSEETPASAAAILRCFQDAGLPGEVAQIVFGVPDEVSRTLLASPVTRKLSFTGSVPVGKHLMRLAADTMMKMTMELGGHAPVLVFDDCDLEKTLDMLVAHKFRNAGQVCVAPTRFHVQDGIYDRFVAGFAERTRQLPVGDGSVAGNKMGPLANPRRPAALDEMIANAREIGARVLVGGERGEGDGFFYRPTVLADVPLEAKAMNDEPFGPVALMRRFGTLEEAIEQANRLPYGLASYCFTENGRRQAILGDAVESGMVCINNVRASWPDAPFGGVKDSGFGSEDGPEGIEAHMITKSVHVS; from the coding sequence ATGAGCCAGATCGACCGCCCCGCACGTGGACTCTATATCGCCGGCGAATGGCGCACGGGTGGCGGGCGCGAGGAACAGGATGTCCTCAACCCCGCCACCGGCGCGGTGATCGGCACTGTTCCTCACGCATCGGCGGCGGATCTGGGGGAGGCGCTGGAAGTCGCGGCGCGCGGGTTCAAGATGTGGCGGGACACACCGGGCGAACAGCGCGCAGCCGTGCTGATGCGCACTGCCGTGCTGATCCGCGAACGCGCCGACGAACTCGCCGCGATCGCTACCGAAGAGCAGGGCAAGCCGCTGATCGAGGCGCGCGGGGAAGCGCTTGGCGCGGCTGGCATCCTCGATTTCCATGCTGGCGAAGCGACGCGCATTTATGGCCGCGTTCTGCCGCGCGCCACCGGTTTGCGCAGCCTCGTCCTGAAGCAGCCGGTCGGCCCGGTCGCGGCGTTTTGCGCGTGGAATTTCCCGCTGCTCAACGTGGTGCGGAAACTTTCGCCCGCGATTGCATCGGGTTGCTCGGTGATCCTCAAACCCAGCGAAGAGACCCCGGCGAGTGCAGCGGCGATCCTGCGCTGTTTCCAGGACGCGGGCTTGCCGGGTGAGGTGGCGCAGATCGTGTTCGGCGTACCGGACGAGGTATCGCGCACACTGCTCGCTTCGCCGGTCACACGGAAGCTGAGCTTCACCGGCTCGGTGCCCGTCGGCAAGCATCTGATGCGGCTCGCCGCCGATACGATGATGAAGATGACCATGGAGCTGGGCGGTCACGCGCCCGTCCTCGTGTTCGACGATTGCGATCTGGAAAAGACGCTCGACATGCTGGTGGCGCACAAATTCCGCAACGCCGGGCAGGTGTGCGTCGCTCCGACGCGCTTCCATGTGCAGGATGGCATCTATGACCGTTTCGTCGCTGGTTTCGCGGAACGCACGCGCCAGCTTCCGGTGGGAGACGGCAGCGTGGCGGGAAACAAGATGGGGCCGCTCGCCAATCCGCGGCGCCCCGCCGCGCTCGACGAGATGATCGCCAATGCGCGCGAGATCGGCGCGCGGGTGCTGGTCGGTGGCGAGCGCGGGGAGGGCGACGGCTTCTTCTATCGCCCGACAGTGCTGGCGGATGTGCCGCTCGAAGCAAAGGCGATGAACGACGAGCCCTTCGGCCCGGTCGCGCTCATGCGTCGCTTCGGCACGCTGGAAGAGGCGATCGAGCAGGCCAACCGGCTACCTTATGGCCTCGCTTCATATTGCTTCACGGAAAACGGCCGTCGTCAGGCGATCCTTGGCGACGCCGTCGAATCCGGGATGGTATGCATCAACAATGTTCGCGCCTCATGGCCCGATGCGCCGTTTGGCGGCGTGAAGGATTCGGGCTTCGGCTCGGAAGATGGCCCCGAGGGGATCGAGGCGCATATGATCACCAAATCCGTCCACGTCTCCTGA
- the purB gene encoding adenylosuccinate lyase, which yields MIPRYSRPEMTAIWSAETRYSIWFEIEAHATDALADLRVVPKDAAAALWRWWDTKPAIDVPAIDAIEAVTKHDVIAFLTWVAEHVGDEARFMHQGMTSSDVLDTCLAVQMTRAADILLADLDALLAVLKRRAYEHKMTPTIGRSHGIHAEPVTFGLKLAEAYAEFSRNRERLAFARADIATCAISGAVGTFANIEPAVEAHVAAKLGLSVEPVSTQVIPRDRHAMFFATLGVIASSIERLSVEVRHLQRTEVLEAEEYFSPGQKGSSAMPHKRNPVLTENLTGLARMVRGYVTPALENVALWHERDISHSSVERYIGPDATITLDFALARLTGVIDKLLVYPDRMQKNLDRMGGLVHSQRVLLALTQAGVSREDSYRLVQRNAMKVWESDGTLSLAELLKGDAEVTAALSPAEIDARFDLGYHLKHVDTIFDRVFGAE from the coding sequence ATGATCCCGCGCTATTCCCGCCCGGAGATGACCGCGATTTGGTCGGCCGAAACACGTTACAGCATTTGGTTCGAGATCGAGGCGCACGCCACCGACGCGCTCGCCGATCTCCGCGTAGTGCCAAAGGATGCCGCCGCAGCATTGTGGCGCTGGTGGGATACCAAGCCCGCGATCGACGTGCCCGCTATCGACGCGATCGAGGCGGTGACCAAGCATGACGTGATTGCCTTCCTTACATGGGTGGCCGAGCATGTCGGCGACGAGGCGCGCTTCATGCATCAGGGCATGACCAGTTCGGACGTGCTCGACACATGCCTTGCCGTGCAAATGACCCGCGCGGCGGATATTCTGCTCGCCGATCTCGATGCGTTGCTCGCTGTGCTCAAGCGCCGTGCGTATGAGCACAAGATGACGCCGACGATCGGGCGCAGCCACGGCATCCATGCCGAGCCGGTGACCTTCGGCCTCAAACTCGCCGAGGCCTATGCCGAATTCAGCCGCAACCGCGAGCGTCTCGCCTTCGCACGCGCGGATATCGCGACCTGCGCGATTTCCGGTGCGGTCGGCACCTTCGCCAATATCGAGCCAGCGGTCGAAGCACATGTCGCGGCGAAGCTGGGCCTGTCGGTCGAGCCGGTATCGACACAGGTGATCCCGCGCGATCGCCACGCGATGTTCTTCGCGACGCTGGGCGTGATCGCCAGCTCGATCGAGCGGCTCTCGGTCGAAGTTCGTCACCTTCAGCGTACCGAGGTGCTGGAGGCGGAGGAATATTTCTCGCCGGGACAGAAGGGCTCGTCGGCCATGCCGCACAAGCGCAATCCGGTGCTGACCGAAAACCTCACCGGGCTCGCCCGCATGGTGCGCGGCTATGTCACCCCGGCGCTGGAGAATGTCGCGCTATGGCATGAGCGCGACATCAGCCATTCGTCGGTCGAACGTTATATCGGGCCGGATGCGACCATCACGCTCGATTTCGCGCTCGCGCGGCTGACCGGGGTGATCGACAAGCTGCTAGTGTATCCAGACAGGATGCAGAAGAACCTCGATCGGATGGGCGGGCTGGTCCATTCGCAGCGCGTATTGCTCGCGCTCACGCAGGCTGGTGTGAGCCGTGAGGATTCCTATCGCCTTGTGCAGCGCAACGCGATGAAGGTCTGGGAATCGGACGGGACGCTATCGCTGGCTGAATTGCTGAAGGGCGACGCGGAAGTCACCGCAGCGCTGTCGCCGGCCGAAATCGACGCTCGCTTCGACCTCGGCTACCATCTGAAGCACGTTGACACGATCTTCGATCGGGTGTTCGGTGCGGAGTGA
- a CDS encoding vgr related protein — protein sequence MSKRGLTPGEVALARSIYGDTIDYGAVGIARRRWAFFQPRNVVMAPRGTIHFHPAGASYRDDFAEAPLDLQGLFIHEMCHIWQHQRGVCLPLARHPFCRYHYSFVPGWPLARYGIEQQAEIARHAFLLRAGFTVLGAPGLESYETLLRIFAR from the coding sequence GTGAGCAAACGCGGCCTGACGCCGGGTGAGGTCGCGCTCGCCCGCTCCATCTATGGCGATACGATCGATTATGGCGCGGTGGGCATCGCGCGGCGGCGATGGGCGTTTTTTCAGCCGCGCAACGTGGTGATGGCGCCGCGCGGGACGATCCATTTCCATCCGGCCGGTGCCAGCTATCGCGACGATTTCGCCGAGGCGCCGCTCGATCTCCAGGGGCTGTTCATCCACGAGATGTGCCACATCTGGCAGCATCAGCGCGGGGTGTGCCTGCCGCTCGCCCGGCATCCCTTCTGCCGCTATCACTACAGCTTCGTCCCCGGCTGGCCCCTCGCGCGTTACGGCATCGAACAGCAGGCGGAGATCGCGCGCCATGCCTTCCTGCTGCGCGCCGGCTTCACCGTTTTGGGCGCGCCGGGGCTAGAAAGTTATGAGACGTTGTTGCGGATATTCGCGAGATAA
- a CDS encoding copper chaperone PCu(A)C has translation MRIFATFVLAAAALAGCAQEKELAVQDAWVRLAAVPGRPAAGYFTLNGGPADATLINVSTDVAVRTEMHEMKPAAPGGMMSMDAVQQVRVPALQTVRFAPGGQHAMLFDVNPSVKPGSQITFTFTFSDGLRIQQQANVIAAGDPPPKA, from the coding sequence TTGCGCATCTTCGCCACTTTCGTCCTCGCCGCTGCGGCCCTCGCTGGGTGTGCGCAGGAGAAAGAGCTTGCGGTGCAGGATGCCTGGGTGCGGCTCGCGGCGGTGCCCGGTCGCCCGGCGGCGGGTTATTTCACGTTGAACGGTGGCCCTGCGGACGCGACGCTGATCAACGTCTCCACCGATGTCGCGGTGCGCACTGAAATGCATGAGATGAAGCCGGCGGCTCCCGGTGGAATGATGTCAATGGATGCGGTGCAGCAGGTGCGGGTGCCGGCGTTGCAGACAGTGCGGTTCGCCCCCGGCGGCCAGCACGCGATGTTGTTCGACGTGAATCCGAGCGTGAAGCCGGGTAGCCAGATCACCTTCACTTTCACTTTCTCGGATGGCCTGCGCATCCAGCAGCAGGCCAATGTCATCGCGGCAGGCGATCCGCCGCCAAAGGCCTGA
- the dnaK gene encoding molecular chaperone DnaK, which translates to MAKVIGIDLGTTNSCVSVMEGGKPKVIENAEGARTTPSIVAFAKDGERLIGQPAKRQAVTNGDNTIFAVKRLIGRRFDDPVTKKDTELVPYHIVKGTNGDAWVQAGGKDYSPSQISAFILQKMKETAESFLGETVTQAVITVPAYFNDAQRQATKDAGQIAGLEVLRIINEPTAAALAYGLEKQDGKTIAVYDLGGGTFDISILEIGDGVFEVKATNGDTFLGGEDFDSTIVQYLASEFQKAEGIDLTKDKLALQRLKEAAEKAKIELSSAQTTEVNLPFITADQNGPKHLVKTITRADLERLVEDLIKRTLEPCRKALADAGMKADEIADVVLVGGMTRMPRVREVVKQFFGKEPHTGVNPDEVVAMGAAIQAGVLQGDVKDVLLLDVTPLSLGIETLGGVFTRMIDRNTTIPTKKSQTYSTADDNQQAVTIRVFQGEREMAADNKMLGQFDLVGIPPAPRGVPQIEVTFDIDANGIVNVSAKDKGTGKEQQIRIQASGGLSDSDIDQMVRDAEQFAEEDKKRKAAAEAKNNAESLIHTTERQLADNGDKVDESLKSEIQAAVDAAKAAVEGGDPEAMNEKSQALAQVAMKLGQAIYEKQQQAEASPSGAGEAAGAQAGGEDVVDAEFSEVDENKA; encoded by the coding sequence ATGGCAAAAGTTATCGGTATCGACCTCGGCACCACCAATTCGTGCGTTTCGGTCATGGAGGGCGGCAAGCCCAAGGTGATCGAGAATGCCGAAGGCGCGCGCACCACGCCGTCGATCGTCGCCTTCGCCAAGGACGGCGAGCGCCTGATCGGGCAGCCGGCGAAGCGGCAGGCCGTCACTAACGGCGACAATACGATTTTCGCGGTAAAGCGCCTGATCGGCCGCCGCTTTGACGATCCCGTCACCAAGAAGGACACCGAGCTGGTCCCCTATCACATCGTGAAGGGTACGAATGGCGACGCGTGGGTTCAGGCTGGTGGCAAGGATTACAGCCCGTCGCAGATTTCCGCCTTCATCCTGCAGAAGATGAAGGAAACCGCCGAATCGTTCCTCGGCGAAACCGTGACGCAGGCGGTGATCACCGTTCCCGCCTACTTCAACGACGCTCAGCGTCAGGCGACCAAGGACGCCGGCCAGATCGCGGGCCTTGAGGTGCTGCGCATCATCAACGAGCCGACTGCGGCCGCGCTGGCTTATGGTCTGGAGAAGCAGGACGGCAAGACGATCGCGGTCTATGACCTTGGCGGCGGCACGTTCGACATCTCGATCCTCGAGATCGGCGACGGCGTGTTCGAGGTGAAGGCCACCAACGGCGACACCTTCCTGGGCGGCGAGGATTTCGATTCCACCATCGTCCAGTATCTCGCCAGCGAGTTCCAGAAGGCGGAGGGCATCGACCTCACCAAGGACAAGCTCGCGCTGCAGCGCCTGAAGGAAGCTGCCGAGAAGGCGAAGATCGAACTCTCGTCGGCGCAGACGACCGAGGTCAACCTGCCCTTCATCACCGCCGATCAGAATGGCCCGAAGCATCTCGTCAAGACGATCACCCGCGCCGATCTGGAGCGGCTGGTCGAAGACCTGATCAAGCGCACGCTGGAGCCGTGCCGCAAGGCGCTGGCCGATGCCGGCATGAAGGCGGACGAGATCGCCGACGTCGTGCTCGTCGGCGGCATGACCCGCATGCCGCGCGTGCGCGAAGTGGTGAAGCAGTTCTTCGGCAAGGAGCCGCACACCGGCGTCAACCCGGATGAGGTCGTCGCGATGGGCGCCGCCATTCAGGCCGGCGTGCTGCAGGGCGACGTGAAGGACGTGCTGCTGCTCGACGTGACCCCGCTGTCGCTGGGCATCGAGACGCTGGGCGGCGTGTTCACCCGCATGATCGATCGCAACACCACGATCCCGACCAAGAAGTCGCAGACCTATTCCACCGCTGACGACAATCAGCAGGCGGTGACGATCCGCGTCTTCCAGGGCGAGCGCGAAATGGCGGCGGACAACAAGATGCTCGGCCAGTTCGATCTGGTGGGCATTCCCCCTGCCCCGCGTGGCGTGCCGCAGATCGAGGTGACGTTCGACATCGATGCCAACGGCATCGTCAACGTCTCCGCGAAGGACAAGGGCACCGGCAAGGAGCAGCAGATCCGCATCCAAGCCTCGGGCGGCCTTTCGGACAGCGACATCGACCAGATGGTGCGCGACGCCGAGCAGTTCGCCGAGGAAGACAAGAAGCGCAAGGCGGCGGCCGAGGCGAAGAACAACGCCGAAAGCCTGATCCACACCACCGAGCGCCAGCTTGCCGACAATGGCGACAAGGTCGACGAGAGCCTCAAGTCCGAGATCCAGGCTGCCGTCGATGCCGCCAAGGCAGCGGTCGAAGGCGGCGACCCCGAGGCGATGAACGAAAAGAGCCAGGCGCTCGCGCAGGTCGCGATGAAGCTTGGTCAGGCGATCTACGAGAAGCAGCAGCAGGCCGAAGCATCGCCCTCGGGCGCTGGTGAAGCCGCGGGTGCGCAAGCCGGTGGCGAAGACGTAGTCGATGCCGAATTCTCGGAAGTGGACGAGAACAAGGCGTAA
- the dnaJ gene encoding molecular chaperone DnaJ gives MTEIDYYELLEVERGADSATIKSAYRKLAMKHHPDKNGGCKDNEAKFKAVSEAYDCLKDPQKRAAYDRFGHAAFQNGGGGGGGAQDFAGFSDIFESVFGEFMGGGRGGHNQPRRGADLRYDMEITFEEAYHGKTAEITIDVTASCESCHGSGAKPGTHAHTCSTCAGHGKVRAQQGFFVVERACPVCSGSGQVIDDPCRDCRGDGRVEQTKTLSVNIPAGVDEGTRVRMSGEGEAGPRGAAAGDLYIFLHLKRHAIFEREGTTLFARAPISFTTATLGGMLSIPGLDGRTHEVKIPAGIQSGKQLRQRGAGMPVLQGRGHGDLVLQIDVETPTRLSTRQRELLEMFRETETGEECPAAQGFFARLRNAFAGD, from the coding sequence ATGACCGAAATAGATTATTACGAGCTGCTGGAGGTCGAGCGTGGCGCCGACTCCGCAACGATAAAATCGGCCTATCGCAAGCTCGCGATGAAGCATCATCCGGACAAGAACGGCGGGTGCAAGGACAACGAGGCGAAGTTCAAGGCGGTCAGCGAGGCTTATGATTGCCTCAAGGATCCGCAGAAGCGCGCCGCCTATGATCGCTTCGGCCATGCCGCGTTCCAGAATGGCGGCGGTGGCGGCGGCGGAGCACAGGATTTCGCGGGCTTCTCCGACATTTTCGAAAGCGTGTTCGGCGAATTCATGGGTGGCGGTCGCGGGGGGCATAACCAGCCTCGGCGTGGCGCCGATCTCCGCTACGACATGGAGATCACATTCGAGGAAGCCTATCACGGCAAGACCGCCGAGATCACGATCGACGTCACCGCATCATGCGAGAGCTGCCACGGCTCCGGCGCGAAACCCGGCACGCATGCGCATACCTGTTCCACCTGCGCCGGCCACGGCAAGGTTCGGGCACAACAGGGCTTTTTCGTGGTCGAGCGCGCCTGCCCGGTGTGCAGCGGCTCGGGGCAGGTGATCGACGATCCGTGCCGCGATTGTCGCGGCGACGGGCGGGTCGAGCAGACCAAGACGCTCAGCGTCAACATTCCCGCCGGTGTCGATGAGGGAACGCGCGTCCGCATGTCCGGCGAAGGCGAAGCCGGCCCGCGTGGCGCGGCGGCGGGCGATCTCTACATCTTCCTCCACCTCAAGCGGCATGCGATCTTCGAGCGCGAGGGCACCACCCTTTTCGCGCGCGCGCCGATCAGCTTCACCACCGCGACGCTCGGCGGCATGCTGTCGATCCCGGGCCTCGATGGGCGGACTCATGAAGTGAAGATCCCGGCAGGCATCCAGTCCGGCAAGCAATTGCGTCAGCGCGGCGCGGGCATGCCGGTGCTGCAGGGGCGTGGCCACGGCGATCTCGTGCTTCAGATCGACGTGGAGACCCCTACCCGGCTTTCCACGCGCCAGCGGGAACTGCTAGAGATGTTCCGTGAGACCGAAACCGGAGAGGAATGTCCGGCGGCGCAGGGCTTTTTCGCCCGGCTCAGGAATGCCTTTGCGGGGGATTGA